A stretch of the Nicotiana tabacum cultivar K326 chromosome 6, ASM71507v2, whole genome shotgun sequence genome encodes the following:
- the LOC142182121 gene encoding vacuolar-processing enzyme-like, whose product MTLQTMKRIQDQELLLIALMVRMFTKESLRITLGMILLLITFFAVILGNKTALSGGSGKVVNSGPNDHIFIFYSDHGGPGVLGMPTDPYLYANDLIDVLKKKHASGTYKSLVSCYISCQLLLK is encoded by the exons ATGACATTGCAAACAATGAAGAGAATCCAAGACCAGGAGTTATTATTAATAGCCCTCATGGTGAGGATGTTTACAAAGGAGTCCCTAAG GATTACACTGGGGATGATATTACTGTTGATAACCTTTTTTGCTGTTATCCTTGGGAATAAAACTGCTCTTAGTGGAGGCAGCGGAAAGGTGGTGAATAGTGGTCCAAATGATCATATCTTCATCTTCTATAGTGATCATGGCGGTCCTGGAGTGCTTG GGATGCCTACCGATCCTTACCTCTATGCAAATGATTTGATTGACGtgttgaagaagaagcatgcTTCTGGAACATATAAAAGCTTGGTAAGCTGTTATATTTCCTGCCAACTCCTACTGAAataa